Below is a genomic region from Desulfobacter sp..
TAAAATAATTTAGGGGAAAAAATATGGGTAAAACAGGATGTATTATCAGGGTGGTTTTGTCTATACTTGCGCTTGTCATTCTGGGTACCGGATGCGGGCCCAGCAAATCATCCAATGTCTATACCAGTGACCAGGCCCAAAGGGCGCACACCGTGGAGGCCGGCACGGTGGAATCCATCAAGGCGGTGACCATTGAGCCGGGCAAGGCGCCCGGGGCAGGAACGGTGATCGGCGGCGTTGCCGGCGGTGTGCTCGGATCCACCATTGGCAGCGGGAGCGGAAGAACCGTGGCCACTGTGGCAGGAGCCCTTGCAGGGGCCGCGGGCGGGGCTGCAGCCCAGAAGAAAATGGGCACAACCCAGGGCCTTGAAATTGTGGTGACCCAGGACAACGGCCGGAAAATTGTTGTGGTTCAGAAGGCTGATGTTCAATTTGCACCGGGGGACCGGGTCAGGGTGCTGACCTCCCCGGACGGTACTACCCGGATTTCAAAATAAGGATCATCAAGGCGGATCTTTATCATTTGCTTTTGCAAAATGGGTTATGATCCGGAGCGCAGTACAATTGTCTTATCTTTCTTGGCGGTTTTTTCCAAGGCAGATGATCAGTGATTTAAACGATTTATATAAACTTAGAAAAATGAAAACAGGGAATTTATCATCGCATAGGTATACCCCAGGAGATTATGAAAAAAAACAGCGCAAAAAATGAAAAATTAAGAAATGTTGCCATCATTGCCCATGTTGACCATGGGAAAACAACCCTAGTGGATGCCATGTTCAAGCAGAGCGGGCTTTTTAGAGAGGGCCAGCAGGTGGATGACAGACTCATGGACTCCATGGATCTGGAGCGGGAACGGGGAATCACCATTTCCGCTAAAAACTGTTCTGTGACCTGCAAGGGGGTGAAGATCAATATTATTGATACCCCGGGCCATGCTGATTTCGGCGGTGAGGTGGAACGTGCCCTGTCCATGGCAGACTCGGCCATCCTTTTGGTGGATGCCTCTGAAGGGCCTCTGCCCCAGACCCGGTTTGTATTGAAAAAAACCTTTGAAGCCAACCTGCCCGTGCTGGTGATCATCAACAAGATCGACAGAAAAGATGCACGGACCGACGAGGTTCTGGACATGGTCTATGATTTGTTTATTGACCTGGACGCCACGGAAGAACAGCTGGATTTTACCTATCTGTATGCCATTGGCCGGGACGGGATTGTAAAGCGGGAGCTGGAAGATGAGGTGGACAACCTCAAGGTGCTCTTTGATATCATCCTTGATGAAATGCCGGCCCCTTCCTATGATCCTGATGCCCCGTTTCAGATGCTGGTATCGGATCTGGGGTATTCGGATTATCTGGGGCGGCTTGCCATCGGCAAGGTGTTTAACGGGTCCGCCGCCTCCAATGCCAGCCTGGTCTGTATTGATGAGTCTGACAAACAAAATGCCCTAAAGGTCTCCAAACTCCAGTCCTATGACGGGATGACCCTTGGTCCGGTGGACCAGGCAGATACAGGGGATATTGTTGTTCTGTCCGGGATCGAGGATGTCAAGATCGGGGACACCATCTGCACCCGGGAAGCGCCTCTGGCCCTGCCCAGGATCACCGTGGACGAGCCCACGGTATTCATGCGCTTTTCCATCAACACCTCTCCTTTTGCCGGAAGAGAGGGCAAATATGTCCAGTCCAGAAAGATCAGGGAACGGCTGCTCAAAGAGACCCTGCTCAACGTGGCCATAGAGGTGGAGGAAAGCAGTGAAGATGATTCCTTTGTGGTCAAGGGCCGGGGCGAACTCCAGCTGGCCATTCTCATCGAGACCATGCGGCGTGAAAATTTTGAAATTTGTGTGGGCCGTCCCCGGGTGATATACAAGGAAGAAGACGGCCAGGTTTTAGAACCCATTGAACATTTGTTCGTGGACTGTGACGAGGATTTCATGGGGGTGGTCACTGAGAAATTGTCCATCCGCAAGGGAAAGATGCTCAATCTGGTCAACAACGGCAAGGGCCGTGTCCGGGTGGAATTTTCAATTCCTTCCAGGTCTTTGATCGGGTACAGGGATGAATTCATGACCGACACAAGGGGAACAGGAATTTTGAACTCCTATCTGTCCGGGTATGAACCCCACAGGGGAGAATTCCCGGTGCGGTACACCGGATCCATTGTCTGCGACCGCCAGGGAAAGGCCGTGCCCTATGCCCTGTTTAACCTGGAACCTCGGGGCCAGTTGTTTATTGCCCCTGGAACCCCGGTTTACGAAGGCATGGTGGTGGGCGAGCACAACCGCCATTCTGATATTGATGTCAACCCCTGCAAAGAAAAGAAACTGACCAATATGAGGGCGTCGGGCAAAGATGATGCGACCACCTGCTCCCCTGTCAAGCCCATGACCCTGGAACAGGCCATCCATTTTATCCGGGATGATGAGATGGTGGAAGTTACCCCAGAGTCCATCCGTATCCGGAAAACAGAACTCAATGCGGGAAAACGTCACATTCTCTGGGGAAAACAAAAGAAAAAAGAGCAAAAATAGCCGATTCACCAAAGGGGTGGTAAATTTTTTTTGCTCTTTTAAATGATTGCTGTACTGTCCAACCACCCCATGGAATCGATCCATGGGGTGGTTTTATATTTTTTTGTTGATACGATCTTGCCAATTCTCCTTTTTGGGCCGTTTTGATCATTCTGGGGTCAATCGTTGGTATAGGTATATCCAATAGCACCCCCTTTGTTTGATCGGGGATATCAATTTGAGTTGTCTGTTTTTTTTATATAAAAGAGAGAACCGATTATCAAAATTTGAATACTATTGAATATTTGCGATCAGGAATTAAAAAATGACCCCGATAGCCCTTAGATTACATCCTGGCCAGGACCTTTATGCTGAACTGGAACGCCTGGTGAACAGCCGCAAGATTAATGCCGCCTGCATCCTGACCTGTGTGGGGAGCTTAACCTGCGCCGTGCTTCGGTTTGCAAATCAGGAAAAGCCAGAAACCCTTTTGGGGCATTTTGAAATTGTTTCCCTTACCGGGGTATTGTCCAACAAGGGGGCTCACTGCCATATTGCCATTGCAGATGAACAGGGCAGAACCTATGGGGCCCATCTCATGCCCGGGTGCAAAATTTATACAACCGCTGAGATTGTGGTGGGCATCATTCCCCATTACCGTTTTGACCGGACCTTTGATCCGGATACCGGATATCCTGAGCTTGAGGTCAAATATTGCTCACAAAAATAAGGAGAAAGCATCATGAGTTTTAAAGAAAGCATCAAAAAAGATTTTACCACAACAACCATGGTGCTCATGGCTGTGGCCATTGTTATCAATATTGCGGTGGGCCAGCTGGTCTCCATACTCAAACTTCCCATTTTTCTGGATTCCATCGGTACCGTCCTGGTCGGCATCATGGCAGGGCCCTGGGCCGGTGGTTTGACCGGATTGCTCACCAACCTGATCTGGGGGATGATTTCCTCTCCTGTGGCTGCGGCCTTTGCCCCCGTCGCCATGGCCATCGGCATTGCTGCCGGTCTTTGTGCCAGATTCGGGCTTTTTAACGTCTGGTGGCTGGCCATTGTCAGCGGGGTGATCATTACGGTGTTCAATGCCGTTGTTGCCGTTCCCATCAAATTGTATATGTTTGGGGGAATCTCGGGAACAGGGGCGGATTTTTTAACCTCGTACCTGCTTGCCCTGGGCAAAAATCTTTTTGGTTCAGTGGTGGTCACTGTTTTTGTGTCCAACCTTCTGGATAAGGTAGTGACTGCCCTGTTGTGCTGGGGGATTGTGATTGCCCTGCCCCAAAGAACCGCAGCCCGGTTGCCCGGCCTTAACAAAGCCGGTTTAAAAAAATAAAGCGTCTTGAAGATCTCTTGTGCCAAACCCCAGGGTGACCTGCCGACAGACGCCCTGCCCGGGCCTTGTCCCGGCTTGCTGATCCCGGGGAGGTCTTGGCTTCATCAACTGCATCCGTTTACCAAGCTGAGTTATTTTTTTTTTTTGCCCTGGCATGGGTGTATCTGCTGCCGGGGGGATGGCAGCCTGATCTGATCCTGCTGGCTGTCAATACAGGGGCTGCGGTCAGTGCGAAAATTTTTAAACCCGCCTGGAAAATTGTCTGGAAAACCATGCTTCCCCTTGGGCTTTTCATGGTGCCCATCCATGGGATGTTTTATCCGGAAAATCATACCTTGTTGATTCCGCTGGGTCCGTTTAGCGTCTACCGGGAGGGTTTGGTGTTTGCCCTGAACACCCTGGCACCGATTTTGGTTTTATTATTTGTCTCTTTGTTTTTTGTGCTCACAACCCATCCGGCAGACCTGATCACCGTCATATCTCAGACCGCCAAATCTCCCTGGCTGGCCTATCTTCTCGGCAGCCCTCTGCTCTTGCTTCCGGCCATGCGGGACCGGATTGTCACCATTCAATCGGCCCAGAGGGCAAGGGGGCGGGAGACTGACGGACATTTGTTAAAACGGTTTTTGGGGCTGGCCCCCCTGGTGATGGGCTCGCTCGTTGAAATTGAACAGAGGGCAACAGCCCTGGAACTGAGAGGATTTAAGTCGGAAAATGATAAAACATCGGTCCGAATCGTTTCTGATTTAACAAGGCAAAAACAGTTCCGGCGGCTGATGCTGGCCGCGGCATTCGTTATTGTCCTCTATGGCTTAAGGAAGGTGATGGTTGCCTGAAATCCAGATAGACTGCTTTACCTACTATTATCCCGAAGCTGAAAGTCCTGCCTTGGAAAAACTCTCCCTTGGGATTTCAAAAGGAGAATTTGTCGGAATTATCGGCGCAAACAATTCCGGCAAGTCAAGTCTTTGCTATGCCTTGTCCGGAATTATTCCCCATCTGTATCAGGGCAGGGTAGAGGGACGAATTACAATCCATAAAAAAGATACCGCAGGCATGAGTGTCAGTGAGATTGCCCAAGACCTGGGCATGGTCATGCAGAACCCTGTGAACCAATTGTCAGGGGTTCGGTATTCGGTTTTTGAGGAAGTGGCCTTTGGGCTTGAAAATCAGGGCATCAAACGAGAGGCGATCATGGATCGGGTGAATCAGGTGCTCACTTATACTGGCCTTGAAGCCTTTGCCGACAGATCCCCGTTTCACCTGTCGGGCGGTCAGCAGCAGCGCCTGGCCCTGGCCTGCGCCCTTGGGACAGAACCCGGCATCCTGGTTCTGGATGAACCCACCACTTTTCTGGATCCCCAGGGCAGCCAACAGGTGTTTGAAATTTTGCACAGACTCAATCAACAGGGTACAACCCTTATCATTGCAGAGCAGAACCTTGGGTGGATTGCCGAATATGCAGACCGGGTCGTGGCCCTGAAAAACGGGGCGGTTGTCATGGACGGTCGGCCTGAAGCGGTTTTAACCTCTTCTGTGCTAAAAGAGATCCGGCTTGAGTGGACACGGTATACAAAGGTGGCCCGGCTGGCCAGGGAGAAAGGCTTCTGGATGTCGGGTGCCCGTTTGTCCGCTTCTTTTGGCACCACCATTGAAAGATTTAAAAAATGACCCTGCCTTGTTTGGCCATTCATATGGAAGATCTTTGTTTTGATTATTCTCCCCAGATAAGTGCCTTGAAAAATATTTCACTTGAAATCTGCCAGGGGGAGCAGGTTGCCCTGGTCGGGCACAATGGGTCGGGAAAGACCACCCTGGTCCGGCAGTTGAACGGGTTGCTCCGGCCGTGTTCCGGCCGGCTGCGGGTACAGGGAATGGACACGGCCGCCCATCCGGTCTCTCAATTGGCAAAACAAACGGCATTGTTGTTCCAGAACCCGGACGACCAGATTTGCAAATCCCGGGTATGGGATGAGGTTGCATTCGGCCCTAAAAATCTGGGGTATGCCAGGCAAAAAGTCCGGGTGCTGTTCAACGAGGCTCTGGCCTTGTTTGATTTATTGCCCCTTGAGGCGGCAAACCCCCATGATCTGGGGTATAGCGAGCGCAAACGGGTGGCAATATCATCTGTTATTGCAATGGATACACCTGTGATTGTGCTTGACGAGCCCACAGCAGGCCTTGACGCCTATGAAATTACCCTTTTGGATCAAATGCTTGAAAAGCTGAAACAAGAAGGCAAAACAGTGATTATCATTTCCCATGATATGGATTTTGTCGCGGAAAAACTTTCAAGAGTCGTCTGTCTGGCACAGGGGGAAAAAACCTTTGACGGCAATTGCCGAAATTTTTTTTCCGATGACCAGCTGCTTTCAGAGTGCGGATTGTTTGCCCCCCAGGTGGTCCGCCTCAGCACTCATTTTCAGCAAAAAAAAATGGCCTTGACCCCAGAGGCGTTCATTGCTGGATTCTAATCTTTTGTCTCATCTGTGATGAGGGTGCCCCCCCCATGGCGTTGATCCATGGGGGGGACCCCAAGTCCCGTGTTCGTTTACAACCTTTACTTTTCATACACCTGGGGCTCACTTAAAGCGTCCAATTCGTCCTCGCTAAAGGCTTCGGCATACACAGCCATTTGAATCATGGGAGGCTTTTTAGGCGTGAATTCCACCCATTTGCCGTTTTGTTTCTCCAGAAAAGGCCATTTTAAAAGGTCTGGCACCAGAGGGATCACCCCTTTGTAGAATTCCAGTTTCCCGTTTTTAAATTTTGCCGGCTGAAAGCCTTTGCCCGCAGCCAGGGTGTCAACCGCCTTTGTGCCATGGCAGTCCTGCATTTTCTGGCACTCTTGGTGACAGAATAGGTAAAATAGGGAACATAACAGATAAAGGGTTCATTGTTTTTTCCCACCAGGGTCTGAAGGGTGCCGCTGGTGATTTTGCCCTTGTATTTTACCAGCAGAAGAAAGTCTTTTACTTTTGTGGTAAAGCTTTTGGCTTGCTTTTGGTCTTTGCCAATTCACCAAAATGGCAATTGTAGCCTGCCATGGTATTTTGAACATGGCAGGCATTGCAGGCCAGAGCGTCCATATGAATTTCATGGGATTCGGTCTGGGGAATGGAGGGGAATTCTCCGGGCTTTTCAATATGGCAGTCCGTGCAGGAGGCACCCATGGCGCCGGTTTCCCTCATGCTTTTATGTTCAGTGCCGTTTCCGTGAATTTCCTGGTGGGTGTGGCAGTCAACACATGTCAGATAGCTGCTCCGGTGCACATCCTTGCAATTTGTCATAATATCAATGGAAATGGTTGCCTTTTCCCGGGCATGGCATTTAAGGCAGGTTTTGGCGCTGCTGGCCTTTTTAACGGAATAGATGGGGCACTGTTCTGTCTGCTTGAGATGACAGGTCCCGCATCCTTTGGCATGGCAGTTCTTACACCCGAGCTGGTCATATGGCACTTTTGTGATCTGCATGAACCCGTCCTTGGCTTCGTACCAATGCTTCATTCCCCTGCCTGTATGATGAAGACTTTTGGTAAAGCTTTCCTGTGCTTGTTCTGCCCCAAACGAAAGGCTCAAGGCAGCCAGCAACAGGATAATGGTTAACACGCCTCCGGATAAAAATTTCATACGGATTCCTCCTGTTTGAATTTAAAATGGGTGTTTAAAAGGTTAAGTTCGAGAATCGGCAGTCCCTAGCACCCTGAACTAGAAAGCCTTTGAAAAAGAAACAAGCGGTTGATTTGGGTGGGTGACGACCGCACCTTCTAATTTAAGAGCAAAATATATGCCGCAGTTTTAAGGGTGTTGGCAGTTGCGCCATCTGCCTGATCAGGGCGGGAAAGACAAAAAATTGATCCGGGGGTCGGCGAGGGTATATTTGCAGTATTGCAATGTTTTCAAATACAAAAGGTGCATTGAAATTTGGGCAGGCAAAAAAGGGAAAGGGTGTTCAAGGCCAAGCGGTTTGATGCTTTTTTTGTTCTGCGGCGGCCTTTTTGGCGATTTGAGTTGGCAGGGGTGAGAATAAATAAAAGGGGTGAATGATCACCCCTTTTATTATGGATTTGGTTATTTGTCTGCTGATTTGTTGGGGATCAGATGCCGAAATCCTTTCCATAGTTTTCAATGACAAAATCAATGTCCTTGTCCCCACGTCCTGAAAGGTTCACCAGGATGGTTTTTCCGGGGCCGGCTGTTTTGGCCAGCTTGGCGGCGTAGGCCATGGCATGGGCGCTTTCAATGGCCGGAATAATGCCGTCGGTGCGAGAGAGTTCAAAAAAGGCATTAATGGCCTCATCATCGGAAGCTGTGACATAGTTGACCCGGCCAAGGTCCTTGAGCAGGCTGTGCTGGGGGCCGACACCCGGATAATCCAGACCTGAAGCCACGGAATAGACAGGCAGGGGGTCGCCCGCCTCATCCTGAAGCAAATAGGAGGAAAATCCGTGAAGGACGCCGGGCTTGCCCAGGCTCAGGGTGGCCGCATGGTCTCCGTCCTTGAACCCTCTGCCAGAAGGTTCAACCCCGTAAATATCCACATCCGAGTCGTTGAGAAAGGCTGTGAACAGGCCCATGGCATTGGAACCACCGCCCACGCAGGCCACAAGGTTGTCCGGCAGTTTACCGGTCATGGTTTTGAACTGCTCTCTTGCCTCTATGCCTACGATCTGCTGAAAATCCCTGACCATCACGGGAAAGGGGTGGGGGCCCACCACAGACCCAATGGCATACAGCTGGGTAACAGGATCTTGAAGGTAGGCTTCAAATGCTGCGTCAACCGCATCTTTCAAGGTTTGGGTGCCCCGGGTTACCGGTACGACCCTCGCCCCTAAAATTTTCATTCTGACCACGTTGGGGTGTTCTTTTTTAATGTCCACGATTCCCATGTAGATATCGCATTCCAGCCCGACCAGGGTGGCAGCCGTGGCCAGGGCCACCCCGTGCTGTCCAGCCCCTGTCTCTGCAATGATTTTTTTCTTGCCCATGCGCTTGGCTAAAAGGGCTTCACCCAAGCAGTGGTTGATCTTGTGTGCGCCTGTATGGTTAAGGTCTTCGCGTTTGAGATAGATATCAGCCTCGCCGATTTTTTCGGATAAATTTTTGCAATGAAATATCGGGGAGGGCCGCCCTGTAAAATGGGTGTTCAGCTCCGAGAGTTCCTGGATAAAGCCCGGATCTTTTTTTATCTTTTCATAGCTCTGGGTGATCTCGTCCAGAACCGCCTGTAGCTGTTCGGGCACATAGGACCCCCCGTATTTGCCAAATCGGCCGTCTTTGTCCGGAAGCGGGGTATTTTCAAGGGGGGGAATATTTTCACTCATTGCAACTCCTTATGCGTTTATATGTTTCTAAAGATAGAAACATATAGCCCCAAAGAATTTAAAAATCAATGGTTTTTTTAATAAAAACGTCAGCCATGGAAAAATGATCCACAGCTGACGTTTAAGATACCGGTCTAAGCTTATGCCTGAGTTTAAAGATCTATGAATGAATGATTTTAAAATCAGATCCGTTGGGATGATCCTGGGCAAATTGAGCCAGTCGGTTTTCAAGTTCAACGAACCGCTCTTTTCCGGTCAGGGAAACACAGGCGCGCAGTCCTTCGTGACGGTCACTACCCGTGGTGGTCAAAGAGATGGCGCTGATGCCGTAGTAGAGCAATTCTTCCACAAGTTCTTCGCCGGAAAATCCCTCGTAGGCAATGGTAAAGTAAAATCCGTCGGCAATTTCCCTGTCTTCGTCCCTGTCATAGACAATGTGAAATCCGTTTTCCAGAAACAAGGCTTTCATGGCCTTTGCCCGCTCCCCGTATTCTTTTACCCCGTCCACGAAATTGTACTCGCCCTGGTTTACAGCCTTGAGCAGGCCTAAAAGTCCGTATTGGTTGGAGTGGGATACCCCTGAGCTTAGGGCATACATGGCTCCGAAGATATAGGCATACCCAAAATTATCTGTGCCGAACCATTGTTTGAGGTTGTTCCCTTTGGAGTTGAACAGCTTGTCTGGAATTGCGGTCATGCCGATGCGCTGGCCTGCCAGGGAAAAGGATTTGGAGCTGGAGATGAGCAAAATATAGTTTTCGGTGTATTGGGCCACCGTGGGGATAAATGGGGCCTTTGCCGGGACGGAATAATCCTGCCTGAAATCCATGCCGAAATAGGCCAGATCCTCAAGCACGAGGCAGTCATATTTTGTGGCAAGCTCGCCGATGATTTCAAGCTCCTGTTCGGTAAAGCAGATCCAGGCCGGGTTGTTGGGGTTAGAATACATCAGGGCGGCGATATCCCCTTTTTCAAGGTAGGATTCCAGCTTGGCCCTCAGCTTTTCACCCCTGAACTCATAGACATCGAAATTCTCAAAGGGCACGCCCAGAACCATGGCCTGGTTTTTGTTCACCGGAAATCCCGGATCAATAAAGAGCAGTTTGTCTTTGCCTTTTATCCTGCGGCAGGCACACATCATGGCCATGTAGCAGCCCTGCATGGATCCCACCGTGGGAAAGCAGGAAACAGGGTCTATTTCTTTGTCCATATAATTTTTTACAAAGGCTGAGATTTCTTTTTTGAGTTCGGGAATCCCGTCAAAGGGCGGATATTTGGAGCCCACCCCTTTTTTAAGGGCTTCGATTTCGGCATCCACGGCAATCTGGGGCGGTTCAAGTCCGGGCACTCCCATTTCCATGCGGATAAACTGCTGGCCCGAGGCCGTCTCTATATTGTT
It encodes:
- a CDS encoding energy-coupling factor transporter transmembrane protein EcfT, which codes for MASSTASVYQAELFFFFALAWVYLLPGGWQPDLILLAVNTGAAVSAKIFKPAWKIVWKTMLPLGLFMVPIHGMFYPENHTLLIPLGPFSVYREGLVFALNTLAPILVLLFVSLFFVLTTHPADLITVISQTAKSPWLAYLLGSPLLLLPAMRDRIVTIQSAQRARGRETDGHLLKRFLGLAPLVMGSLVEIEQRATALELRGFKSENDKTSVRIVSDLTRQKQFRRLMLAAAFVIVLYGLRKVMVA
- the trpB gene encoding tryptophan synthase subunit beta; the protein is MSENIPPLENTPLPDKDGRFGKYGGSYVPEQLQAVLDEITQSYEKIKKDPGFIQELSELNTHFTGRPSPIFHCKNLSEKIGEADIYLKREDLNHTGAHKINHCLGEALLAKRMGKKKIIAETGAGQHGVALATAATLVGLECDIYMGIVDIKKEHPNVVRMKILGARVVPVTRGTQTLKDAVDAAFEAYLQDPVTQLYAIGSVVGPHPFPVMVRDFQQIVGIEAREQFKTMTGKLPDNLVACVGGGSNAMGLFTAFLNDSDVDIYGVEPSGRGFKDGDHAATLSLGKPGVLHGFSSYLLQDEAGDPLPVYSVASGLDYPGVGPQHSLLKDLGRVNYVTASDDEAINAFFELSRTDGIIPAIESAHAMAYAAKLAKTAGPGKTILVNLSGRGDKDIDFVIENYGKDFGI
- a CDS encoding DNA-binding protein, which gives rise to MTPIALRLHPGQDLYAELERLVNSRKINAACILTCVGSLTCAVLRFANQEKPETLLGHFEIVSLTGVLSNKGAHCHIAIADEQGRTYGAHLMPGCKIYTTAEIVVGIIPHYRFDRTFDPDTGYPELEVKYCSQK
- the typA gene encoding translational GTPase TypA, which produces MKKNSAKNEKLRNVAIIAHVDHGKTTLVDAMFKQSGLFREGQQVDDRLMDSMDLERERGITISAKNCSVTCKGVKINIIDTPGHADFGGEVERALSMADSAILLVDASEGPLPQTRFVLKKTFEANLPVLVIINKIDRKDARTDEVLDMVYDLFIDLDATEEQLDFTYLYAIGRDGIVKRELEDEVDNLKVLFDIILDEMPAPSYDPDAPFQMLVSDLGYSDYLGRLAIGKVFNGSAASNASLVCIDESDKQNALKVSKLQSYDGMTLGPVDQADTGDIVVLSGIEDVKIGDTICTREAPLALPRITVDEPTVFMRFSINTSPFAGREGKYVQSRKIRERLLKETLLNVAIEVEESSEDDSFVVKGRGELQLAILIETMRRENFEICVGRPRVIYKEEDGQVLEPIEHLFVDCDEDFMGVVTEKLSIRKGKMLNLVNNGKGRVRVEFSIPSRSLIGYRDEFMTDTRGTGILNSYLSGYEPHRGEFPVRYTGSIVCDRQGKAVPYALFNLEPRGQLFIAPGTPVYEGMVVGEHNRHSDIDVNPCKEKKLTNMRASGKDDATTCSPVKPMTLEQAIHFIRDDEMVEVTPESIRIRKTELNAGKRHILWGKQKKKEQK
- a CDS encoding ECF transporter S component, yielding MSFKESIKKDFTTTTMVLMAVAIVINIAVGQLVSILKLPIFLDSIGTVLVGIMAGPWAGGLTGLLTNLIWGMISSPVAAAFAPVAMAIGIAAGLCARFGLFNVWWLAIVSGVIITVFNAVVAVPIKLYMFGGISGTGADFLTSYLLALGKNLFGSVVVTVFVSNLLDKVVTALLCWGIVIALPQRTAARLPGLNKAGLKK
- a CDS encoding pyridoxal phosphate-dependent aminotransferase, whose product is MANPPIDMDIVKQEINAMGLASVGLASIRELNRIVNNIETASGQQFIRMEMGVPGLEPPQIAVDAEIEALKKGVGSKYPPFDGIPELKKEISAFVKNYMDKEIDPVSCFPTVGSMQGCYMAMMCACRRIKGKDKLLFIDPGFPVNKNQAMVLGVPFENFDVYEFRGEKLRAKLESYLEKGDIAALMYSNPNNPAWICFTEQELEIIGELATKYDCLVLEDLAYFGMDFRQDYSVPAKAPFIPTVAQYTENYILLISSSKSFSLAGQRIGMTAIPDKLFNSKGNNLKQWFGTDNFGYAYIFGAMYALSSGVSHSNQYGLLGLLKAVNQGEYNFVDGVKEYGERAKAMKALFLENGFHIVYDRDEDREIADGFYFTIAYEGFSGEELVEELLYYGISAISLTTTGSDRHEGLRACVSLTGKERFVELENRLAQFAQDHPNGSDFKIIHS
- a CDS encoding ABC transporter ATP-binding protein; protein product: MPEIQIDCFTYYYPEAESPALEKLSLGISKGEFVGIIGANNSGKSSLCYALSGIIPHLYQGRVEGRITIHKKDTAGMSVSEIAQDLGMVMQNPVNQLSGVRYSVFEEVAFGLENQGIKREAIMDRVNQVLTYTGLEAFADRSPFHLSGGQQQRLALACALGTEPGILVLDEPTTFLDPQGSQQVFEILHRLNQQGTTLIIAEQNLGWIAEYADRVVALKNGAVVMDGRPEAVLTSSVLKEIRLEWTRYTKVARLAREKGFWMSGARLSASFGTTIERFKK
- a CDS encoding glycine zipper 2TM domain-containing protein, producing MGKTGCIIRVVLSILALVILGTGCGPSKSSNVYTSDQAQRAHTVEAGTVESIKAVTIEPGKAPGAGTVIGGVAGGVLGSTIGSGSGRTVATVAGALAGAAGGAAAQKKMGTTQGLEIVVTQDNGRKIVVVQKADVQFAPGDRVRVLTSPDGTTRISK
- a CDS encoding ABC transporter ATP-binding protein produces the protein MEDLCFDYSPQISALKNISLEICQGEQVALVGHNGSGKTTLVRQLNGLLRPCSGRLRVQGMDTAAHPVSQLAKQTALLFQNPDDQICKSRVWDEVAFGPKNLGYARQKVRVLFNEALALFDLLPLEAANPHDLGYSERKRVAISSVIAMDTPVIVLDEPTAGLDAYEITLLDQMLEKLKQEGKTVIIISHDMDFVAEKLSRVVCLAQGEKTFDGNCRNFFSDDQLLSECGLFAPQVVRLSTHFQQKKMALTPEAFIAGF